In one window of Streptosporangiales bacterium DNA:
- a CDS encoding ABC transporter permease subunit: protein MRLAVEAAVRRTGFYVLLTAGLLLMLAPVLWMVSASFMGRDDIMSSPVNLLPPSWRLRNYAEIFTAFNIGHYIMNSGIVTGTVIALNVVFCTMTGYSLAKFRYPGRNLVFGFILGTFMIPFTVIAIPLYLLVRSLDWIDSYQGLIAPFALTAFGVFLMRQFIASIPDEYIEAARIDGASELRIFLRIITPLCRPAMATLAVLTFVTNWDEFLWPLIVTTTDAHRTVTIGLAHFLEQHQNQWHLLMAGAVVAALPSVIIFLLAQRKFLESAGGISGIK from the coding sequence ATGCGATTAGCTGTGGAAGCCGCGGTGCGTAGGACGGGCTTCTACGTACTGCTCACCGCAGGGCTACTGCTCATGCTCGCTCCTGTGCTGTGGATGGTGTCGGCGTCGTTCATGGGCAGGGACGACATCATGTCCAGCCCCGTCAACCTGTTGCCGCCGAGTTGGCGGCTGCGCAACTACGCCGAGATCTTCACTGCCTTCAACATCGGTCACTACATCATGAACAGCGGCATCGTGACGGGCACTGTCATCGCGCTCAACGTGGTGTTCTGCACCATGACCGGGTACAGCCTCGCGAAGTTCCGCTACCCGGGCCGCAACCTCGTCTTCGGTTTCATCCTCGGCACGTTCATGATCCCGTTCACAGTCATCGCCATCCCGTTGTACCTGCTGGTGCGCTCGCTCGACTGGATCGACAGCTACCAGGGCCTGATCGCACCGTTCGCGCTCACCGCGTTCGGTGTGTTCCTGATGCGCCAGTTCATCGCCAGCATCCCGGACGAGTACATCGAGGCAGCGCGTATCGACGGCGCCAGTGAGTTGCGGATCTTCCTGCGGATCATCACTCCGCTGTGCCGTCCCGCGATGGCGACGCTGGCCGTGCTCACGTTCGTCACCAACTGGGACGAGTTCCTCTGGCCGTTGATCGTCACCACGACGGACGCGCACAGGACGGTGACGATCGGGCTCGCGCACTTCCTCGAGCAGCACCAGAACCAGTGGCACCTGCTGATGGCGGGAGCCGTAGTGGCCGCGCTTCCCTCGGTCATCATCTTCCTGCTCGCGCAACGCAAGTTCCTGGAGAGTGCCGGCGGCATCTCCGGCATCAAGTAG
- a CDS encoding ABC transporter permease subunit: protein MATSATTDRRALPATPRRSRRAPVREVKYGILFALLAIVFFAVFYVYPLGWAGWISLQDWNLLGAPRFVGAANYLRLLTDAEFLNSLKVTLYYTIGTVAPIWVIALGLALVINRAFRFRQAFLAAYYLPAVVSLTVWSLVWLLMFNPSFGLLTVITEPLGLGTVRWLSSENLAMPSLILLSVIKGIPVYMLIYLIGLRAIPEEYHEAARVDGANAVQRFWYVTLPLLRPVMLYVAVISIITAFQVFTPAYLLTHGGPGSATRVLPIFVYQHAFEYFEMGYASAASIVLFLLLMVLTVVQFRLLRART from the coding sequence ATGGCTACCTCGGCCACCACCGACCGTCGCGCGTTGCCCGCTACGCCCAGACGATCGCGGCGGGCACCGGTACGGGAAGTCAAGTACGGCATCCTCTTCGCGCTGCTGGCCATCGTGTTCTTCGCGGTCTTCTACGTCTACCCGCTCGGCTGGGCCGGATGGATCAGCCTGCAGGACTGGAACCTGCTCGGCGCACCGCGGTTCGTGGGTGCGGCGAACTACCTGCGCCTACTGACCGACGCGGAGTTCCTGAACTCGTTGAAGGTCACGCTGTACTACACGATCGGCACGGTGGCACCGATCTGGGTGATCGCGCTGGGCCTCGCCCTGGTGATCAACCGCGCGTTCCGGTTCAGGCAGGCGTTCCTCGCCGCGTACTATCTGCCGGCGGTCGTGTCGTTGACGGTCTGGTCGCTCGTCTGGCTGCTCATGTTCAACCCGTCGTTCGGCCTGCTGACGGTGATCACGGAGCCACTGGGGCTGGGCACCGTGCGGTGGTTGTCCAGCGAGAACCTGGCCATGCCCTCGCTGATCCTGTTGAGCGTGATCAAGGGCATCCCCGTGTACATGCTCATCTACCTGATCGGCTTGCGGGCCATCCCTGAGGAGTACCACGAGGCCGCTCGGGTGGACGGAGCCAACGCGGTGCAGCGGTTCTGGTACGTCACCTTGCCGCTGCTGCGGCCGGTGATGCTCTACGTAGCCGTCATCTCGATCATCACGGCGTTCCAGGTGTTCACGCCCGCATACCTGCTGACCCACGGTGGTCCGGGTTCGGCTACCCGGGTGCTTCCGATCTTCGTCTATCAGCATGCCTTCGAGTACTTCGAGATGGGCTACGCGAGCGCCGCCTCGATCGTGCTGTTCCTGCTCCTCATGGTGCTGACCGTGGTGCAGTTCCGGCTACTGCGTGCGCGCACATGA
- a CDS encoding extracellular solute-binding protein, producing the protein MLSLFYHPQHLVGANLPKTLSKDDPVSWHQLAEYAGKTVEKKGGKRTRNGLQWELNVNIWSVLVLEPLVRQLGGEIYDEKAGKPLFTSPEVVQVMEFLRDLRFEHQAIDPAFYTPNNVVQYFAEDRLSMNVSGPYQPSLIEDTNPDAEYRAAPLPVMEGGERVTTVYSWAWFVNANADDKKQQAAWKFVDFLTKQGKLWWDEVRYPQARKLEVAGGKSINDYRTGTSPTFAVSLEDYEYGRYQFRSTDYYKVASALQRAQSRVLQGQDVKATLAKAQKEAEA; encoded by the coding sequence GTGCTGAGCCTCTTCTACCACCCACAGCACCTGGTCGGGGCGAACCTGCCGAAGACGCTGTCGAAGGACGATCCGGTGAGCTGGCACCAGCTCGCTGAGTACGCGGGTAAGACCGTCGAGAAGAAGGGCGGCAAGCGCACCCGTAACGGGCTGCAGTGGGAGTTGAACGTCAACATCTGGTCGGTCCTCGTCCTGGAGCCGCTGGTGCGTCAACTCGGCGGCGAGATCTACGACGAGAAGGCGGGCAAGCCGTTGTTCACCTCACCCGAAGTGGTGCAGGTGATGGAGTTCCTGCGGGACCTGCGCTTCGAACATCAGGCCATCGATCCCGCCTTCTACACACCGAACAACGTGGTGCAGTACTTCGCCGAGGACCGGCTCTCCATGAACGTCAGCGGGCCGTACCAGCCGTCGCTCATCGAGGACACCAACCCGGACGCCGAGTACCGGGCCGCCCCGCTGCCCGTGATGGAAGGCGGAGAACGGGTGACGACCGTGTACTCGTGGGCCTGGTTCGTGAACGCGAACGCCGACGACAAGAAGCAGCAGGCCGCGTGGAAGTTCGTGGACTTCCTCACCAAACAGGGCAAGCTCTGGTGGGACGAGGTGCGGTACCCGCAGGCACGCAAGCTCGAGGTAGCGGGCGGCAAGAGCATCAACGACTACCGCACGGGGACCTCCCCGACGTTCGCCGTATCGCTCGAGGACTACGAGTACGGCAGGTACCAGTTCAGGTCTACCGACTACTACAAGGTCGCGTCGGCGCTGCAACGTGCGCAATCGAGGGTGCTGCAGGGGCAGGACGTCAAGGCGACGCTGGCGAAGGCGCAGAAAGAGGCGGAGGCGTAG
- a CDS encoding extracellular solute-binding protein, producing the protein MRRPTRRSFLRTVGAGASLAAAAPLLSACGSGGSGEASLTYWTHQYDPAIGVNKRLIKEFQKKNPGITITYDYVPHANYEQKLFTALAGGTGPDVFWAGDWLVPQFMENNVIAPVDYAAFGVKDKDEFLALFDEGALDPFVKAPTSTAVVSPSTRC; encoded by the coding sequence ATGCGTCGCCCGACCCGGCGCAGCTTCCTGCGAACGGTGGGCGCGGGTGCATCTCTTGCCGCGGCGGCTCCGTTGCTCTCCGCGTGCGGCAGTGGCGGTTCAGGTGAAGCATCGCTGACCTACTGGACACACCAGTACGACCCGGCGATCGGCGTGAACAAGAGGTTGATCAAGGAGTTCCAGAAGAAGAACCCAGGCATCACCATCACGTACGACTACGTGCCGCACGCCAACTACGAGCAGAAGTTGTTCACCGCGCTCGCCGGCGGTACCGGACCTGACGTCTTCTGGGCCGGCGACTGGTTGGTCCCGCAGTTCATGGAGAACAACGTGATCGCGCCCGTCGATTACGCGGCGTTCGGGGTCAAGGACAAGGACGAGTTCCTCGCGCTGTTCGACGAAGGTGCGCTTGACCCGTTCGTCAAGGCGCCGACGTCTACAGCGGTGGTGTCTCCGAGTACGAGGTGCTGA
- a CDS encoding cellulase — protein sequence MWDFSWLERRWSGGGYEDWGAALDGLAERGYDAVRIDAYPHLVGIDPQREWELRPVWTQHAWGAPDRLRVRVQPALNEFIAACAQRGIAVALSSWFRDDRSAARMTIANPRRLGEMWVRTLDGIAADGLMGHVLYADLCNEYPLPLWTPFLYGTEEGEPASRTDPEVVRWMAESIATVRARHPGVPYCFSFCNEFDSYAQQDVDCLDFLEPHLWMVQEECSDFYRRLDYGLGPDRFDPAHYSRLAARGEALYRSDPEHWQARLDGHIRRAADWSRHVAKPLITTECWAIVNYKDWPGLDWGWVKELCEHGLTTALATGRWAALATSNFCGPQFAGMWRDVGWHQRLTAQIHDCATNLSADESPVVRQLTKE from the coding sequence ATGTGGGACTTCTCCTGGCTCGAACGCCGCTGGTCCGGCGGCGGTTACGAGGACTGGGGAGCAGCGCTCGACGGTCTCGCCGAGCGTGGCTACGACGCGGTTCGTATAGACGCGTACCCGCACCTGGTGGGCATCGACCCGCAGCGGGAGTGGGAGTTGCGCCCGGTGTGGACCCAGCACGCCTGGGGTGCACCTGACCGGCTCCGGGTGCGGGTGCAACCGGCGTTGAACGAGTTCATCGCAGCCTGTGCGCAGCGCGGCATCGCGGTCGCACTGTCGTCCTGGTTCCGCGACGACCGCAGCGCAGCGCGGATGACCATTGCGAACCCGCGGCGACTGGGCGAGATGTGGGTACGCACGCTGGACGGCATCGCCGCGGACGGCCTGATGGGGCACGTGCTCTACGCGGACCTCTGCAACGAGTACCCGTTGCCGCTGTGGACACCGTTCCTCTACGGCACGGAAGAGGGCGAACCGGCGTCCAGGACCGACCCCGAGGTCGTGCGCTGGATGGCGGAGTCGATCGCGACCGTGCGTGCACGGCATCCGGGCGTGCCGTACTGCTTCTCGTTCTGCAACGAGTTCGACAGCTACGCACAACAGGACGTCGATTGCCTCGACTTCCTCGAGCCGCACCTGTGGATGGTGCAAGAAGAGTGCAGCGACTTCTACCGGCGGCTCGACTACGGACTCGGCCCGGACCGGTTCGACCCGGCGCACTACAGCCGCCTGGCCGCGCGTGGCGAGGCGCTGTACCGCAGCGACCCGGAGCACTGGCAGGCCCGGTTGGACGGGCACATCCGCCGCGCAGCCGACTGGTCCAGGCATGTCGCGAAGCCGCTGATCACCACCGAGTGCTGGGCGATCGTCAACTACAAGGACTGGCCGGGACTCGACTGGGGCTGGGTCAAGGAGCTCTGCGAGCACGGCCTGACGACCGCGCTGGCGACCGGTCGGTGGGCCGCGCTCGCGACCAGCAACTTCTGTGGCCCGCAGTTCGCCGGCATGTGGCGCGACGTGGGCTGGCACCAGCGTCTGACCGCGCAGATCCACGACTGCGCGACCAACCTCTCTGCGGACGAGAGTCCGGTCGTCCGGCAGCTTACGAAGGAGTGA
- a CDS encoding FCD domain-containing protein, translating to MAAQIDVPRQALLERLTNELLDGGTEPGAKLPSERQLAERFHISRPVVREVLRELQERGLVEISPGRGTFVRAVGALDAGRLVEVLYRRGQTTPRQLVEARTMLEGQAAALAAERATDDDVAAMGRALEGFDRATGVIGRAKADIAFHALLARASHNPVLDIMFGSISGLVFEQMLRSLDDPHVAAEGVPYHRQVLAAIENRDAAAAGAAMTEHLTLALRTYGSDLDESLERIAMRKVDDLLGKGASLQSVISSALSQFTEDAEERLIGGGA from the coding sequence ATGGCGGCGCAGATCGATGTCCCACGGCAGGCGCTGTTGGAGCGCCTGACGAACGAGCTCCTGGACGGTGGCACCGAGCCGGGCGCCAAGCTGCCGTCCGAGCGACAGCTCGCCGAACGCTTCCACATCTCCCGGCCGGTCGTCCGCGAGGTGCTCAGGGAGCTGCAGGAGCGCGGGCTCGTCGAGATCTCCCCCGGCCGCGGCACGTTCGTCCGCGCCGTTGGCGCACTGGACGCCGGCCGCCTGGTCGAAGTGCTCTACCGCCGCGGGCAGACCACGCCGCGGCAGCTCGTCGAGGCACGCACCATGCTGGAGGGCCAGGCCGCGGCGCTGGCCGCCGAGCGCGCCACCGACGACGACGTCGCGGCGATGGGGCGTGCGCTGGAAGGGTTCGACCGGGCCACCGGCGTGATCGGCAGGGCGAAGGCGGACATCGCGTTCCACGCGCTCCTCGCCCGGGCTTCGCACAACCCGGTGCTCGACATCATGTTCGGTTCGATCTCCGGACTCGTGTTCGAGCAGATGCTGCGCAGCCTGGACGATCCGCACGTCGCCGCAGAGGGGGTGCCGTACCACCGGCAGGTGCTCGCCGCGATCGAGAACAGGGATGCGGCCGCGGCCGGCGCGGCGATGACCGAACACCTGACGCTCGCGCTCCGCACGTACGGCAGCGACCTCGACGAGTCGCTCGAACGCATCGCCATGCGCAAGGTCGACGACCTGTTGGGCAAGGGCGCCTCGCTGCAGTCGGTGATCTCGTCGGCGCTCAGCCAGTTCACCGAGGACGCCGAGGAGCGGCTGATCGGCGGTGGGGCGTGA
- a CDS encoding mandelate racemase/muconate lactonizing enzyme family protein yields MIIDRVDTVRVGEFPNLLFVQVFTDDGLVGLGETFYGAAAVATHIHDAVAPKLLGEDSRQIEHLNGALAGYVGFAGTGVETRARSAVDIALWDLLGNASGLPVHDLLGGRTRERIRLYNTCAGTRYIRQHTGQNVANWGVEEQPTGPYEDLYAFLHDAGKLATDLLSSGINGMKIWPFDPYAEASRGTHLSPDELRRATEPFRLIRDAVGDAMDVMVELHGLWNVPAAQRIAAALQPYQPSWLEDPVRADLVDGLAAVSRRTDIPIAAGETLAGRAAFLPLLAEQALGVVTVDLTWTGGLTEARKIATLADTYGVPVAPHDCTGPVALTACTHLSTSAPNALVQEFVRAAYYGWYGDLVTALPTVADGTIAPPQGAGLGTALRPDLDDRQDVERRTTTRD; encoded by the coding sequence GTGATCATCGATCGCGTCGACACGGTGCGTGTCGGCGAGTTCCCCAACCTGCTGTTCGTGCAGGTGTTCACCGACGACGGCCTGGTCGGACTCGGGGAGACGTTCTACGGTGCGGCCGCGGTGGCCACGCACATCCACGACGCCGTCGCGCCGAAGCTGCTCGGCGAGGATTCGCGGCAGATCGAGCACCTCAACGGGGCGCTGGCCGGCTACGTCGGCTTCGCTGGCACGGGTGTGGAGACCCGTGCGCGGTCCGCGGTCGACATCGCGCTGTGGGACCTACTCGGGAACGCCTCCGGGCTACCTGTGCACGACCTGCTCGGTGGCCGCACCCGCGAACGCATCCGGCTCTACAACACCTGCGCCGGCACCCGCTACATCAGGCAGCACACCGGCCAGAACGTCGCCAACTGGGGCGTCGAAGAACAGCCCACCGGGCCGTACGAAGACCTGTACGCCTTCCTGCACGACGCCGGAAAGCTTGCCACCGACCTGCTCTCGTCCGGCATCAACGGCATGAAGATCTGGCCGTTCGACCCGTACGCGGAGGCCAGCCGGGGCACCCACCTGAGCCCGGACGAGCTGCGCCGGGCCACCGAGCCGTTCCGGCTGATCCGCGACGCGGTCGGCGACGCGATGGACGTCATGGTCGAACTGCACGGTCTGTGGAACGTGCCCGCAGCGCAGCGGATCGCGGCGGCCCTGCAGCCGTATCAGCCGTCCTGGCTGGAGGACCCGGTGCGTGCCGACCTGGTCGACGGCCTGGCGGCGGTCAGCCGGCGGACCGACATCCCGATCGCTGCGGGCGAGACACTCGCCGGTCGCGCTGCCTTCCTCCCGCTGCTGGCCGAGCAGGCACTCGGCGTCGTCACCGTCGACCTCACCTGGACCGGCGGCCTCACCGAGGCGCGCAAGATCGCGACCCTGGCGGACACCTACGGCGTGCCCGTGGCCCCGCACGACTGCACGGGTCCGGTCGCCTTGACCGCGTGCACGCACCTGTCCACCTCCGCACCCAACGCGCTGGTGCAGGAGTTCGTACGGGCGGCGTACTACGGCTGGTACGGCGACCTGGTCACGGCGCTGCCGACGGTCGCCGACGGCACCATCGCGCCACCGCAGGGCGCCGGCCTCGGTACCGCACTGCGCCCGGACCTCGACGACCGCCAGGACGTCGAGCGCCGGACCACGACCCGCGACTGA
- the purD gene encoding phosphoribosylamine--glycine ligase — protein MKVLVVGSGGREHAFVRALAADGGVTQQYAAPGNPGMEAQAEVHAVAVDDVAAVVDLARRLGVDLVVVGPEAPLVAGLADALTEAGIACFGPTAAAAQLEGSKAFAKDVMSAAGVPTAAAHTCESPAEVEKALDAFGAPYVVKQDGLAGGKGVLVTPDRAAAVAHASAAGKVVVEEYLDGPELSVFAVTDGTTVVPLQPAQDFKRAYDGDDGPNTGGMGAYSPLPWAPPDLVDQVLAQVVQPTVDEMRRRGTPFAGMLYAGLAATSRGLRVVEFNCRLGDPDGLVVLARLQSPLLPLLHAAAVGDLAAVPAPAWSGAAAVTVVVAAEHYPAAPVKGDPIEGLAEAAAVPGAYVLHAGTKRTGDALVTAGGRVLDVIGTGPTVAAARQTAYQALGHVRIRGSQHRTDIAAAAAHS, from the coding sequence TCGTCCGCGCGCTCGCCGCGGATGGCGGCGTCACGCAGCAGTACGCGGCGCCAGGCAACCCCGGCATGGAGGCGCAGGCGGAGGTACATGCGGTCGCGGTCGACGATGTCGCCGCGGTGGTGGACCTCGCGCGCCGGCTGGGCGTCGACCTGGTCGTCGTCGGCCCGGAGGCGCCGTTGGTCGCCGGGCTCGCGGACGCGCTGACGGAGGCGGGCATCGCCTGCTTCGGCCCGACGGCCGCCGCCGCGCAGCTGGAGGGCTCAAAGGCGTTCGCCAAGGACGTGATGTCGGCGGCCGGGGTGCCGACCGCTGCCGCGCACACCTGCGAGTCGCCGGCCGAGGTGGAGAAGGCGCTGGACGCGTTCGGCGCGCCGTACGTGGTGAAGCAGGACGGGTTGGCCGGCGGCAAGGGCGTGCTCGTCACGCCAGACCGGGCCGCCGCCGTCGCGCACGCCTCCGCTGCCGGCAAGGTGGTGGTCGAGGAGTACCTCGACGGCCCCGAGCTGTCCGTGTTCGCCGTCACCGACGGCACGACCGTGGTGCCGCTGCAGCCGGCGCAGGACTTCAAACGCGCGTACGACGGCGACGACGGGCCGAACACCGGTGGCATGGGCGCGTACTCGCCGCTGCCGTGGGCGCCGCCCGACCTGGTTGACCAGGTGCTTGCGCAGGTCGTGCAGCCGACCGTGGACGAGATGCGCCGCCGCGGCACGCCGTTCGCCGGCATGCTCTACGCCGGGTTGGCCGCCACCAGCCGTGGCCTGCGGGTGGTGGAGTTCAACTGTCGGCTCGGCGACCCGGACGGGTTGGTCGTGCTCGCGCGGCTGCAGTCGCCGCTCCTGCCGTTGCTGCATGCCGCGGCCGTCGGCGACCTCGCCGCCGTGCCGGCACCGGCCTGGTCAGGCGCCGCGGCGGTGACCGTCGTCGTCGCCGCGGAGCACTACCCGGCCGCGCCGGTGAAGGGCGACCCGATCGAGGGCCTGGCCGAGGCGGCGGCGGTGCCAGGAGCGTACGTCCTGCATGCCGGCACCAAGCGCACCGGCGACGCGCTGGTCACCGCAGGCGGCAGGGTGCTCGACGTGATCGGCACCGGCCCGACGGTGGCGGCCGCCCGACAGACGGCGTACCAGGCACTTGGCCACGTCCGCATCCGCGGCAGCCAGCACCGCACGGACATCGCAGCCGCCGCGGCGCACAGCTAG